Part of the Dehalogenimonas sp. THU2 genome, GGGGTACTCATCGACGAACCGGCGCCGAATACGCGGCGAACAATTTTAAGCTCCCAGACCCCGCCGGTATTCAAAAGCAACGGCCAGATCAACGTGCTTTGCGGCAACTGTAAAACAGTCTTATGCGAAGGTTTGGCTGACGAGAAAATCGAGAATATCGTGATAAGGTGCCCGCATTGCCGTGGTTTGAACAATGTGACGATCTGAGCGTCTATTGTCTATCGATGGATATCGCGTAATTTCCTCTCCCCAACGGGGAGAGGATTAAAGCCTGTCCTGAGCGAAGTCGAAGGAGTGAGGGGGTACCTTCGATTCCTTCGCCACTCGAACGCGGGTGTCAGACTCTCCCAATCTTCTTTATCAACCAGACGATTATCAGTATCAGGGCTAGAGCCAGGGCGATATTGACCAGCGCCCCCAGGCTGAAGGCGAAGAGACCCAGGGCCCACAGGATAACCAGGATGATGGCGATAGTCAGTAACATGGCGATCTCCTTTTTTCCGCTCAATCCTTTATATAACAGGATTTTGGTTAGCGCAAGGCGACGGGGCAGGTCAACTGAGGGGATACCGTATGGACATCGATCCTGACAACCCGGTAGTTAAATTGTGCGCCGAATGCATCCAGGCGGAAATGGAAGGCCGGACGGGGGAGGCTATGAAACTGTGCGTCCGGGCATGGGAAATCCGGAAGGACAGCTTTGAGGAGTGTATCGCCGCGCATTACCTGGCCAGGTACCAGGAAACCGCATCCGATGCGATGCTCTGGAACCGGCGGGCACTGGAAGCAGCCGAGGCGGCCGGGGATGCGCGGGTTTTCAGTTTCTATCCCTCTTTATATCTGAATCTGGGCAAATCCTGTGAAGATATGGGAGATATTCAGGAGGCCGGGCGATATTACCACCTGGCCTCCTCCACCCTTGACCGGGTCGGGTCGGGTGATTACCGGGAGACGCTGAGAAGTGGGGTCGAAGCCGCTCTCGGGCGCATCGGCGGCTTGTAACGGGATCAACCAGTTCAGCTAATGGCGCGTCCGGCCATGAAACCCGCTACAGATACGATGCCACTGATGAACATACCCCACAGCAGGTCAGCGACAACGACGGTCATCGGCCAGCCCTTCAAGGTGGCCAGATTGCTCAAATCATAGGTGGCATAGGCGACCAGACCGAAAAGAACGCCGAGGCCGGCGGCCCGGAGTAAAGAATCGGCATCGATAGCCGGAATGATCACAAATACCATCAAACCCACGATATAGATGAAGTAGAAGATCAGCGCAGGGGCCAGGTTGAAGGAATCCTTGAGCAGGTTGCCCAGGTGTTCCCGGTAGAAGTTTTTGGAGATCACCGCCAGCCAGAGGAAATCGATTCCCAGGAAGATCACCAAAGTGATGACGTAAAGCAGGGCGATTTTTATAAAACTCATGCGGCCTCCTCAACTTCTGAGTGGGTGTTACATAAGATCTAAATGATTATTGCTTGGGCGGCAAGGGTATAAATACGCTGGTACGGCTGGCATACTCCCGAAACTCCGGGTTCCGGCGCATGGATTTTTCCAGGAGCGGAACTCCGGAGACGAACAGAATCAGCCATGTGATGGTGAGCGGGCCGGCGATGGTCCACCAGGCGCCCGGGATACTTAGGGCGATAAGGAAGATGCCCCACCACTGGAACACTTCACCGAAGTAGTTGGGGTGCCTGGAATAACGCCAAAGTCCGCTTTGTAAGATCTTGCCCCGGTTGGTCTCGTCACTCAAGAAATTGTCCAGCTGCCGGTCAGCGACCGCTTCAAAAAGGAAACCCATGAGCCACACCAGGCCGCCCAAGAGGTCCGGCCATCCCAGCGAGTCTGATGAGACAGCCATGATAACGACGACAGGCAGGGATATCAGCCACATGAAAAAGCCCTGGAGAAGGAATACCTGAAGATAGCTTCTCAACATCCAGCTGGAACCCCATTCCTCGCGCCATTGCTGATATCTGGGATCCTCTCCTTTGCCGCGGTTGCGCCGGTAGATGCGTGATGCCAGCCGGAGACCCCAAACTGTTACCGTGCCCAACACCAAAGCCTGCCTGACCAGGTAATCTTCGGCGACGATGAACGCGGCGCCGGCGACTAGTATAAAACCGGGGCCCCAGGCGATGTCGGCGACCGAATTGTCCCGACGCTGAACCGCTACGGTGAACATGGCGGTCATGTAAAGGAAGATGATCACGCCGGAGAGTATGAGGGCGTTAGCGATATCCATATATCATTCCTGACTGCCGCCGGTCCTGACAGCCACCAGCAGGACACCCGGACCACCGTGAACCCCAAGCCCGGCGCCCATTTCCGAGACCGTTATCAGCTTATCTTCGATGAACTCGGTCAACCGTTGTTTCAATCGGGCAGCTTCATCAGGAACCTGACTGTGAACGATGGACAGTTCGGTAACCGGGAGATTATGCCTGACGAAATCGATGATTCGGTCTATGCCGCGGCTGAGACTGCGTACGAGGCCGGCCCGGGTGATCTCTCCGTCATGGAAGGTGAGCAGGGGCATAACGTTAAGAAAATGCGAAGCGGCAGCAATGGTTTTATTGACCCGCCCGCTGCGAGCCAGATACTTCATGGTTTTGAATAGGCCGAACATCTTCGTTTCTGCTATCGCCCGCTCGGCCTCTGCGACAACTTCAGCGAAGGAACCTCCTGCCTTAGCCTTGCGGGCGGCGGACCGCACGACCAGGCCTAACCCGGCGGAGTTGAATTTGGAATCGATAACTACGATGGGGAAACTACTGTCAAGCGATTTGCGGGCCATGGACGCTGAGTTGAAGGTGCCGCTGATCTTCGAGGAGATATGGATCGAGACGATGCCTTCGGCGTCTCCGGAGTGTTTTCGGAAAACCGTGATGAAGTCTTCCGGATTGGGCTGGGAGGTAGCAGGGTGCGCCTCGGTGGTGGTCAGCCGGGAATAAAGCTGGCCTGGGCTGATATCGAGACCGTCGCGGAAAGTTTCCTGACCGAAGCGTACGTAAATCGGGACAACGGCGATGTCCAGTTCATCGGCGAGCGCCTCTGGGATATCCGAGGTGCTGTCGGTGATCACTTTTACCGGCATCTCGACCTCCTTGTAAAAAGGCTTTTAACGCTAGGCTGGGAGCAATACCGGGAAGAATACCTGCCAGGCCAGGAGGGCTTTGGCCGTGAGGCTCAGGAGGATATACACTTTTTCGCCGTGCAGGTAATCGCGCCAGGGACCGATTTTCCGGTACTGGAGGATCATGTTGACGGCGAAGCAGTTGAAGAAGACGAACAGGGAAATGATGATACCGTATACGAATCCAGGCGGCGAGGCGGCGAGACCGGGCGCCCAGACATAGATGACGATAGCCAGCCAGGGGATGATGCCCGCAAAGCTGCCGAACCAGAAGGGCAGCAACCCCGGCCTGCCTGGTTGCTCATATTTTTCTTGTAACAGACCGAAAAGGATCATAGCGGCATTGACGCCGAAAATGGCCAGCAGGGCGGCGATATCGCTGATGCCGGTGATCTGGGCTATGAGGACGATCATGATGGAAGAGCTGAAGAAGTACTCTATCCATCGGCCGTAGTTACGGTTTTGGAGGAGGTTGCGTTTGTACCAGGGGAAGACCCAGGGCGAAGCCATGAGCAGTAGGGCGCCGGACGAGATAGCCAGAAAAGTGAAAACACCCCAGCCTGTGAGGATATCGAACAGGCGGTGAAGCTCAGGAGCCGTGCCAGGGGGACCGCTCATGAAGGTGGCGGTCACCGGTAGAGCGAAGTCGTTGGTAAGGATGGCAATGGCAATCGCCTGCGTCGCGAGGATTAGCCCGACCACGATGTTCCAACGGCGCAACCGGTCAATTCTTTGTTCGGCGGATAAATCAACGGTCATATCATGACTCCTTCAACAACCGATAAATCCATCACTGGTCATTCTATGCGGCAGCGGCGCTATTGACTTGTTAAATACATATGCTTTAGATTTATATTATATATACCCTCAGGCTTAAAGACAATACATTCCTCAAAAATACTCGCTTTTCCCCCATTGTAGCCGCCCCTGCCACCTGTTACACTTTAAAAATGATAATCGATTTTCATACTCATGTCTTTTCCCCGACGCTGATCGCCCGGCGGCGGGAATACGCCGATGCCGACCCGTGTTTCGGTATGCTCTACTGCGACACCAAGGCGAAGCTGCGGACGGCGGACGAACTCATCGCAGAGATGGACTCAAGCGGCGTCAATAAGGCCGTCATCCAGAACATCGGCTGGACTTCAAATGAACGCTGCGTGGAGACCAACGATTACCTGCTGGAAGCAGCGCAACAATACCCCGAGCGCCTCATCCCCTTCATCTGCGTGCAGCCGCTGGCGGGTGACGCAGCCATCGAGGAGATCCGGCGCTGCGCCGCGGCGGGGGCGCGGGGCGTGGGGGAACTGCGGCCGGACGTCCAGGGGTTCGACCTCGCCGACCAGGCGGTCATGACCCCCCTGGTCAAAACTCTTATGGCTAACAACCTGGTGCTCTCGTGTCACGCCGACGAGCCAGTGGGGCACCGTTACCCCGGCAAGGGTGCGGTGACGCCGCAAGTCCTTTTGCCTTTTATCGAACGATACCCCAGGCTGAAGCTGGTGCTGGCCCATTGGGGCGGCGGGTTGCCGTTCTACGCCCTCATGCCCGAGGTGAAAGAAGCCTTGCAGAACACCTGGTTTGACAGCGCGGCTACCCCCTTTTTGTATCGGCCGGACGTCTATGAACGGGCGGCGGATCTGGTGGGGGAGTATAAGATACTCTTCGGCTCCGACTGGCCGCTCTTAGGCCAGCGGCGGTGCCTGGATGAACTGAAGACGCTTAGCCTATCCACGCATACCCTGAAAGCCATGCTGGGCGGCAATGCGATAACTCTGCTGGGCAACATCGATGACTGATGAACAACCCATCCGCGCCTTCATCGCCGTGGAGCTGCCAGAGGCGGTAAAACGGGAGATCGGGGCGCTGCAAAAGAAACTGGCGGTCGAACCGGCCGGCGGCATCAAGTGGGTGGCGCCGGGAAGCGTTCACCTGACGCTCAAATTCCTGGGCTGGGTGGTGCCGGAGCGCATCGATGAAGTGAAAAACACCATCGCCCGGGCGGTCGAGGGCATCGCCCCGTTCGAGCTGGGGATGGCGGGGGTGGGGGCTTTTCCCAACCTGAAGCGGCTGAACGTGGTCTGGTGTGGCCTCACCGGAGACTTGGAGAGCTTGGAACAAGTGCAAAAGGCGGTCGAAGAACAGGTTTCTCCGCTGGGCTTCCCGACCGAGAAACGCGCTTTCTCACCCCACCTGACCCTGGCGCGGTTGAGGGAAGATGTTAGTCCTGAGGCGCGCTCGGCGCTGGCCGAAAAGCTGGCGGCGATAAAATACGAACCCGGCCTGGCCATACCGGTGGCATCGGTCAGCCTGATGCAGAGCCGGTTGCTGCCAGACGGGGCGGTTTACACCCGGTTGGGGGAGTTCCCCTTAACGCGCGATACCGGTTAACGCCCTGAATATCACGTAGCGCAGGCCGGT contains:
- a CDS encoding Com family DNA-binding transcriptional regulator — its product is MADITGVLIDEPAPNTRRTILSSQTPPVFKSNGQINVLCGNCKTVLCEGLADEKIENIVIRCPHCRGLNNVTI
- a CDS encoding lmo0937 family membrane protein: MLLTIAIILVILWALGLFAFSLGALVNIALALALILIIVWLIKKIGRV
- a CDS encoding DUF2177 family protein: MSFIKIALLYVITLVIFLGIDFLWLAVISKNFYREHLGNLLKDSFNLAPALIFYFIYIVGLMVFVIIPAIDADSLLRAAGLGVLFGLVAYATYDLSNLATLKGWPMTVVVADLLWGMFISGIVSVAGFMAGRAIS
- a CDS encoding DUF1295 domain-containing protein is translated as MDIANALILSGVIIFLYMTAMFTVAVQRRDNSVADIAWGPGFILVAGAAFIVAEDYLVRQALVLGTVTVWGLRLASRIYRRNRGKGEDPRYQQWREEWGSSWMLRSYLQVFLLQGFFMWLISLPVVVIMAVSSDSLGWPDLLGGLVWLMGFLFEAVADRQLDNFLSDETNRGKILQSGLWRYSRHPNYFGEVFQWWGIFLIALSIPGAWWTIAGPLTITWLILFVSGVPLLEKSMRRNPEFREYASRTSVFIPLPPKQ
- a CDS encoding DegV family protein, with translation MPVKVITDSTSDIPEALADELDIAVVPIYVRFGQETFRDGLDISPGQLYSRLTTTEAHPATSQPNPEDFITVFRKHSGDAEGIVSIHISSKISGTFNSASMARKSLDSSFPIVVIDSKFNSAGLGLVVRSAARKAKAGGSFAEVVAEAERAIAETKMFGLFKTMKYLARSGRVNKTIAAASHFLNVMPLLTFHDGEITRAGLVRSLSRGIDRIIDFVRHNLPVTELSIVHSQVPDEAARLKQRLTEFIEDKLITVSEMGAGLGVHGGPGVLLVAVRTGGSQE
- the heR gene encoding heliorhodopsin HeR; the encoded protein is MTVDLSAEQRIDRLRRWNIVVGLILATQAIAIAILTNDFALPVTATFMSGPPGTAPELHRLFDILTGWGVFTFLAISSGALLLMASPWVFPWYKRNLLQNRNYGRWIEYFFSSSIMIVLIAQITGISDIAALLAIFGVNAAMILFGLLQEKYEQPGRPGLLPFWFGSFAGIIPWLAIVIYVWAPGLAASPPGFVYGIIISLFVFFNCFAVNMILQYRKIGPWRDYLHGEKVYILLSLTAKALLAWQVFFPVLLPA
- a CDS encoding amidohydrolase family protein, with the translated sequence MIIDFHTHVFSPTLIARRREYADADPCFGMLYCDTKAKLRTADELIAEMDSSGVNKAVIQNIGWTSNERCVETNDYLLEAAQQYPERLIPFICVQPLAGDAAIEEIRRCAAAGARGVGELRPDVQGFDLADQAVMTPLVKTLMANNLVLSCHADEPVGHRYPGKGAVTPQVLLPFIERYPRLKLVLAHWGGGLPFYALMPEVKEALQNTWFDSAATPFLYRPDVYERAADLVGEYKILFGSDWPLLGQRRCLDELKTLSLSTHTLKAMLGGNAITLLGNIDD
- the thpR gene encoding RNA 2',3'-cyclic phosphodiesterase; the encoded protein is MTDEQPIRAFIAVELPEAVKREIGALQKKLAVEPAGGIKWVAPGSVHLTLKFLGWVVPERIDEVKNTIARAVEGIAPFELGMAGVGAFPNLKRLNVVWCGLTGDLESLEQVQKAVEEQVSPLGFPTEKRAFSPHLTLARLREDVSPEARSALAEKLAAIKYEPGLAIPVASVSLMQSRLLPDGAVYTRLGEFPLTRDTG